The Xenopus laevis strain J_2021 chromosome 7S, Xenopus_laevis_v10.1, whole genome shotgun sequence genome includes a window with the following:
- the lpar5.S gene encoding lysophosphatidic acid receptor 5 isoform X2, protein MSVSVCESQGSLSAQHPTVQDEVQETFRHSLKVREQQESPIKVSTCPPNASDLENCYNHSSPSSLTLLLVGYSLLMPVGVLLNGISLYVFLRFMRPLSVVGIFLCNLALSDLLFSLSLPLRIYYYANHYWPFGPFLCRLAGSIFHINMYGSCLFLLCINVDRYLAIVHPLRFRHLRRRKVARLTCVAVWLMIIGGSVPAAIVHNSSDCLLDGIKVSRCFEAFNMWDKGVLPLLVVAEVLGFLLPLAAVLYCSCHIFVELCRAQEIGQGRHGKTIKLLCLNLAIFLFCFVPYNTTLVGYGLLRGNLVEDTWNIKPTLKKIISVTVLFASTNCALDPLIYYFSTEGFRRTLSRMSGQRTQKLFTSQETKRTNHNGSRKPRPSTISRATEDSKLKANETNGKEGKKLIEESEI, encoded by the exons ATGTCAGTATCAGTCTGTGAATCACAAGGCTCATTATCAGCGCAACACCCAACTGTGCAGGACGAAGTTCAGGAGACCTTCAGGCATTCACTGAAAGTCAGAGAGCAGCAGGAAAGTCCTATTAAG GTTTCCACGTGTCCCCCAAATGCATCTGACTTGGAGAACTGTTATAACCACTCCTCTCCATCATCTCTTACACTGCTCCTGGTGGGATACAGCCTACTGATGCCAGTTGGGGTGCTACTGAATGGCATCTCCCTGTATGTATTCCTTCGGTTTATGAGACCGCTAAGCGTGGTGGGCATCTTTCTGTGCAACCTGGCACTCAGCGACTTGCTCTTCTCACTTTCCCTGCCTCTGAGAATTTACTACTATGCCAATCACTACTGGCCCTTTGGACCTTTTCTCTGTCGTCTTGCTGGATCCATTTTCCACATCAACATGTACGGCAGCTGCCTGTTCCTGCTCTGTATTAATGTGGACCGTTACTTGGCCATTGTGCATCCCCTGCGATTTCGCCATCTGCGTCGGCGCAAGGTAGCCCGATTAACTTGTGTGGCCGTTTGGCTAATGATAATAGGTGGGTCAGTCCCCGCAGCCATTGTGCACAACTCTTCTGATTGTTTACTGGATGGCATAAAGGTGTCTCGTTGCTTTGAAGCTTTTAACATGTGGGATAAAGGGGTCTTGCCTCTATTGGTGGTGGCTGAGGTTCTGGGATTCTTGTTGCCACTAGCAGCCGTGCTGTATTGTTCTTGCCACATATTTGTGGAGTTATGTCGGGCCCAGGAGATAGGCCAGGGGAGACATGGCAAAACTATTAAACTTCTGTGCCTCAATCTTGCCATCTTTCTCTTCTGTTTTGTCCCCTATAACACAACACTCGTGGGGTACGGACTTCTAAGGGGCAATTTGGTGGAAGATACATGGAATATAAAGCCAACCTTGAAGAAAATTATTTCCGTGACTGTGCTGTTTGCCAGCACTAACTGTGCCCTGGACCCCTTGATTTATTACTTTAGCACTGAAGGCTTCCGAAGGACTCTGAGCAGGATGAGTGGTCAGAGGACGCAGAAGCTCTTCACCAGTCAAGAGACTAAAAGGACTAACCACAATGGCTCCAGAAAGCCAAGACCCAGCACTATCTCAAGGGCCACGGAAGACTCTAAGCTAAAAGCAAATGAGACCAATGGcaaagaggggaaaaaacttaTAGAGGAATCAGAGATCTGA
- the lpar5.S gene encoding lysophosphatidic acid receptor 5 isoform X1, with translation MSVSVCESQGSLSAQHPTVQDEVQETFRHSLKVREQQESPIKVIRQRNKCVTHTGSSHYTCQTHEADTKCVAPTQSAGKEPGIGTGRGEKHTPTVTHTGRGTQQVTAQWTVISNKTMLPSNESQVSTCPPNASDLENCYNHSSPSSLTLLLVGYSLLMPVGVLLNGISLYVFLRFMRPLSVVGIFLCNLALSDLLFSLSLPLRIYYYANHYWPFGPFLCRLAGSIFHINMYGSCLFLLCINVDRYLAIVHPLRFRHLRRRKVARLTCVAVWLMIIGGSVPAAIVHNSSDCLLDGIKVSRCFEAFNMWDKGVLPLLVVAEVLGFLLPLAAVLYCSCHIFVELCRAQEIGQGRHGKTIKLLCLNLAIFLFCFVPYNTTLVGYGLLRGNLVEDTWNIKPTLKKIISVTVLFASTNCALDPLIYYFSTEGFRRTLSRMSGQRTQKLFTSQETKRTNHNGSRKPRPSTISRATEDSKLKANETNGKEGKKLIEESEI, from the exons ATGTCAGTATCAGTCTGTGAATCACAAGGCTCATTATCAGCGCAACACCCAACTGTGCAGGACGAAGTTCAGGAGACCTTCAGGCATTCACTGAAAGTCAGAGAGCAGCAGGAAAGTCCTATTAAGGTGATACGACAGAGGAACAAGTGTGTAACACACACAGGAAGCTCACACTACACATGCCAGACACATGAAGCAGATACAAAGTGTGTTGCACCAACACAAAGTGCAGGAAAGGAGCCAGGAATTGGGACTGGGAGAGGGGAGAAGCACACACCTACAGTCACGCACACAGGGAGAGGTACACAACAAGTTACAGCACAGTGGACTGTGATCTCAAATAAAACAATGTTACCAAGCAATGAGTCGCAG GTTTCCACGTGTCCCCCAAATGCATCTGACTTGGAGAACTGTTATAACCACTCCTCTCCATCATCTCTTACACTGCTCCTGGTGGGATACAGCCTACTGATGCCAGTTGGGGTGCTACTGAATGGCATCTCCCTGTATGTATTCCTTCGGTTTATGAGACCGCTAAGCGTGGTGGGCATCTTTCTGTGCAACCTGGCACTCAGCGACTTGCTCTTCTCACTTTCCCTGCCTCTGAGAATTTACTACTATGCCAATCACTACTGGCCCTTTGGACCTTTTCTCTGTCGTCTTGCTGGATCCATTTTCCACATCAACATGTACGGCAGCTGCCTGTTCCTGCTCTGTATTAATGTGGACCGTTACTTGGCCATTGTGCATCCCCTGCGATTTCGCCATCTGCGTCGGCGCAAGGTAGCCCGATTAACTTGTGTGGCCGTTTGGCTAATGATAATAGGTGGGTCAGTCCCCGCAGCCATTGTGCACAACTCTTCTGATTGTTTACTGGATGGCATAAAGGTGTCTCGTTGCTTTGAAGCTTTTAACATGTGGGATAAAGGGGTCTTGCCTCTATTGGTGGTGGCTGAGGTTCTGGGATTCTTGTTGCCACTAGCAGCCGTGCTGTATTGTTCTTGCCACATATTTGTGGAGTTATGTCGGGCCCAGGAGATAGGCCAGGGGAGACATGGCAAAACTATTAAACTTCTGTGCCTCAATCTTGCCATCTTTCTCTTCTGTTTTGTCCCCTATAACACAACACTCGTGGGGTACGGACTTCTAAGGGGCAATTTGGTGGAAGATACATGGAATATAAAGCCAACCTTGAAGAAAATTATTTCCGTGACTGTGCTGTTTGCCAGCACTAACTGTGCCCTGGACCCCTTGATTTATTACTTTAGCACTGAAGGCTTCCGAAGGACTCTGAGCAGGATGAGTGGTCAGAGGACGCAGAAGCTCTTCACCAGTCAAGAGACTAAAAGGACTAACCACAATGGCTCCAGAAAGCCAAGACCCAGCACTATCTCAAGGGCCACGGAAGACTCTAAGCTAAAAGCAAATGAGACCAATGGcaaagaggggaaaaaacttaTAGAGGAATCAGAGATCTGA